The DNA window TTGAAGTATTTGTAGTTTTTTCCATTAATGAAAGAAAATATGTATGGTCATATTTTATTTAGGACATGTCATAGGATGTAATAGGATGAGTCTGACAGGAGGAGTAGTATGAATTTCTTTGTTATATTAAATGCCCGCAAAGTAAAGACCACTTTGCTGGTAGTCATGATTTCGTTTTTTACGGCCTTATTTCTTTATAGTGAAAGTGCTGGATATTATCCTGTTTTCTCAACGTCGGCAGGACCTAAAGCGGTGTATCAAGGCGAGAAGGGTATTGCTTTAACATTTAATATCGGATGGGGCGATGTCCAGGCCGCTCCAATTCTTGATACTCTTGAAAAGAGCAAGGTGAAGTCAGCGACCTTTTTTCTGTCGGGTGCTTGGGCTGAACGCCATCCGGATCTCGTTCAGAGGATTGTGAAGCAGGGCTATGAAATCGGCAGCCTTGGATATGCCTATAAAGAATATACAGAAATGGATGAACCGGAAATCCGCAGGGATATGATGCGTTCACAAGAGGTATTTCAAAAGCTGAACCTCAAAAAAGTAAAACTATTACGCTCTCCAACCGGCCATTTTGATAAGAAAACGTTAAAAGCAGCCGATTCGGTCGGGTTTACAGTTGTCCACTGGAGCATCAATTCAAACGACTGGAAAAGCCCTGGGGTAGAGAAAATCATTCAAAATGTTCAAGGAGCTGACCAAGGGGACATTCTATTATTCCACGCATCCGACTCCGCTAAACAGACTGCAGTGGCACTGCCGAATATTATTTCGCAGCTCAAGAAAAAAGGTGAGCTCGTTTCTGTTTCGGATATGCTTTCAAACGGAAAGGTTAAAACCACACTAATCCAATAACAAAGTCTTTTTCGTAAAATTGCTAATGCATTTAGCCATAAAAAAGAGAATCCACAGGAAAACCTGTTGGATTCTCTTTTTTGTTATTTAGACACCGCATTTCTCTTCTTCTCCATCTGCTCTTGGGACAGTTGGTTATATTTCGGCAATACCAGGATCTGATAGGCGTTGCATGCCAACAGCGGGAAAAGCATGAGATAAAGCCAGCTTTTTTCATTTACTGTCAATACCGGAAGCCATTCAAGGACCGTTACAACGATCATAAAGAACATGGCAGAAATGAATGTGTTTTTATTCGTTTGCTTGGATTTTATCCATGACGTTGCAATTGCAACAACAATGATTAACACGGCAAGCAAAATATAAGGAAGGATGCTTTCTCCGTTCTTGGCGAAAGCCTGGAAGCGGAAATACACCAAATCGAATATGACAAGTGCGATCACAAGAAGCTGAACCGGGTTCCATAAGGACCTGAACATCCTTAATCCAAATTGATGAATCGTTAAATAAGCGAAAAATCCCATCTGGCTTATGACACTGAATGTAAAACCGATGCCTATCAACCATACTAAGACTGAAAATATTTGGCCGATTTCGCCATTTTTAAAAAGCGGCGCAAATTCATTCCATCTTACGATAAATCCTATAATTCCAGCTGTGACTCCCCCAACAAATAATGTTGAAAAAAACAGTCTGATCCAATTTCGGATGGTCACAATATTTGTCCCCCAATAGTTAATAAAAAATTCACTTATTAGATTGTACCAACCAGAGTTTGAAAAATCTAGGACTTGCAATAGTTGTGCATAAATATTTCACAAAATCCCATATTAACAGTATGGATAGCTGATTAGAAAGGAGCTTTTTTATGAAAAAAATGTACCTTCTGCTCCTCGCATCTTCTTTATTTTTATTATCTTCCTGTTCCGGAGGCAGCGATACAGGCAGCAGCGGACAGATGGATTATGACCAAACAAAGAAAATGATCGTTGATATACTCAAGACGGACGATGGAAAAAAAGCCATTCAAGACGTCATGTCTGATGAGAAAATGAAGCAGGAACTCATAATGGACCAAAGTGTCGTTACGGATACCATTGAGAAAACACTGACTTCTGATAAGGGAGCAGAATTCTGGAAAAAAGCTTTCGAAGATCCTAAATTTACGGAAGCCATGGCAAAAAGCATGAAGAAGCAAGATGAGAAATTATTGAAGGATCTAATGAAAGACCCGGAATATCAAGGACTCATGCTTGATTTAATGAAAGACCCGGATTATCAGAAGGAAGTTCTTCAAACCTTGAAAAGCAAGGAATACCGCGAGCACCTCCAGACAGTCATCCTGGAAACCGTCGATAACCCGCTCTTTAAGACAAAGATACAAGCCTTATTGATGAAAGCGTCGCAGGATATGAAGAGCGGCGGCCAAAATCAGCAAGGTCAGCAGCAAAGCCAGGGAGGCGGCCAGGGACAACAAGGACAGCAAGGCCAGCAAGGTCAACAGGGACAATCGTCTTCTTAATTAGAAAAGCGGAAGCGTCCTTGTTTCAGATGCTTTGAAAAATAGAAAGAGGCAGCCTAATCGTTCGGCTGCCTCTTCCTTTTATTTAGTTAAGATATCGATGACTTTTCCTGCGATGTCATGATAAATTTTACCGAGTTTATGGTCTTCCGCATAAACGGATGGTGCAAAATCTTCTTCATTCCAATCAGGCTGCTGCAGTGGAAGCTGGCCAAGCAGTTCCGTGCGAAGCTCTTCAGCAAGCTTCTTGCCTCCGCCTTCACCAAATACGTATTCTCTTTCCCCAGTCAGCTGGCTCTCAAAGAAGGACATATTTTCTACCACACCGATGATTTCATGTTCAGTACGAAGCGCCATCGCACCCGCTCTTGCAGCAACAAACGCAGCTGTTGGATGCGGAGTCGTTACGATGATCTCTTTACAGTGAGGGAGCATTGTATGCAGATCCAATGCTACATCCCCTGTTCCAGGAGGCAGATCAAGCAATAAGTAGTCCAGTTCTCCCCATTCAACATCCGTAAAGAAGTTGTTGAGCATTTTGCCGAGCATCGGCCCCCTCCAGATGACAGGAGCATTATCTTCAACGAAGAAGCCCATGGAAATAACTTTTACCCCAAAGCGTTCAACAGGGATGATCTTCTCTCCGCGAACGACTGGGCGTTTCATGATTCCCATCATATCCGGAACACTGAATCCATAAATGTCAGCATCGACTAGTCCAACTTTCTTGCCTTGGCGCGCCAATGATACAGCCAGGTTGACGGAGACAGTAGATTTACCGACGCCGCCTTTTCCACTTGCAATAGCTATGAAAGTGGTTTTGCTGGCAGGTGATAATAGACCGCCATCATTTCCGTTAGCTGCGAGGCTTTCGCGATAGCGCGCAAGCACGGATTCAGGAAGTTCACCGAAGCGGATTCCGACTGTTTCAGCCCCTGCATTTTTAATAAGCTCAACAATCTTCCCTTGGAGCTGAAGCTGTTCGCCTGTGCCAGTTTTCGCCAAAAGCACTTTAACACTGACATGCTTTTTCTCTTCTTTAACTTTAATTTCTTCAATCGATTCGAGTTCACCGAAGCTCTTATGTAAAAAAGGATCTTGCAAATCCTTAAGCAAATCATAAATGGTTTGTTCCGTTAACACAGCAGACACCTTCCTTGTATTCGTTTACAATTCTCTTACAGTATAACATACGAATCCTAATAACGATTGTCTGAACACTTCATGATTTTGCAAAATAAATAACCAGCTGTTCATGGCTGGTTATTTCAAGTCAGATTCCTTTGTAAAATATCTCATGATTCCGTTATAAATAGATACGGCCAATTTTTCCTGATAGCCGTCTTTCTTGAGATTGGTTCTTTCTGCAGGATTGGATAAGAAGCCTACTTCTACAAGGGCGCCAGGTTTTTTAGCATATTTTAATATATAAACGCTGTTGATCGCCTTCGCTTCTCGATTTGTATTCTTCAGATTCTTAACAAACTCATCCTGAATGAACTTCGCAGCCCTTTTATTTTCTTCATACTGCGGAGCAAAGAACGTCTGTGCACCGCTCCATTGAGGCGCAGGAATTGAATTCAGATGGATGCTGATGAATAAATCCGCTTCCGAGCTGTTGATAAGGGCCAAACGCTTCTTCAGATCCTCTGTTTTTCTTCTGCTATAGCCTTTTGTTCCCTTATCGGCTAAATCCACATCTTCTTCCCTGGTCAAAATGACCATTGCTCCCTGCTGCTGCAAGTAATCCCTAACCTTCAATGTGATCTTCAAAGCAATATCTTTCTCCAGCGCATCTTGATCTCCTGCACCGCCATCCGGACCCCCATGCCCTGCATCCAAGTAGATGATTTTACCGGAGAGGGGCAAATTCCATGATTTCCACGAATGGTTTTCCATGACTTTGTACTGGAAAAGTAAAATCAAGATGATTGCACCGGCAACGAAGGCGCCAATCTTCAACTTTCTCTTCATCCCGTTCCATCCCTTCCTCGATTCCCTATGAAAAACATATGGGACAAGAACGGAAATTAGAACCTGGACCTAATGCAATCTCATTTTTCTCCGTTTATCTGCCTTTGTGAACCCTTCATTCCACCAATATTCAATAAAGCCTTCACAGGAAAAATACAGAGAATCATTAAACACAATTTCTTCCCCGATCTTCCCCCAGTAAAGCCAAAAATTAAAAAGTGTATCAATTAAATGCTTCATTTCCTTTTCACAGCGCGCTTGAATTTGCCTTTTTTCTTCATAAAGCCCGGCAAAACGGCTGAACTGGGCGCCTAATAAATAGGCTTCAATAGCCACATCATAGCAGCCCTCTTCCAGCCCCTGCTGAAGGAACACGCCTCCCTGCATGCGTATGCCGCCAAAATATTTCTGCACACTCTTCGATAACAACTGTATAGAAAGCTCCTTTAAAAGGCTCCGCTCATGCTTGATTTGTTTTTCTCTTCTCTTCGAATTAAACGTAGTGATCACGTTCATCCTAACTCAACCCCTTTCACGTATTTTTCAACGAACGAAAAGGAATGATACAGAAAATGGACTATCAATCATTACCAAGTAAGAAAAGCGGAAGCGCCTTGATCAGCCCCGACCAGCATAAGACGGAACTCGAAGGAAATCCTGATTTCCGTAGAGGTGCGGCTTATGACTCGAGGGGCTAGGCGCTGGAGCTGGACAAAGAAAAGCGGAGCCGACTGATCGAGTACTTTTTCGCCAGCGAAAAAGTATTAGAGGCGTAGAGACTGGAGCGCAGCACCACGAGATAAAGGAATCACGATGAGCTTTGCGAATCGATGATGACTTATCGTAAGTGTGCTGAGCGAAGTCTCCCAGCCTCTAGGAGGCGGAGCTGGATCAGGAATAGTGGTAGTCAGATGCAAAATCAAAAGTTCAAATCCCAGAAAAAGGATAGTGGGGCGGTTATGGCCGAAAGTTGAGCGGTTAGCTGCGAAAGTGCGTTGGTCAAGGCCAAAAGTTGCGAGATAAATCCCAAAAGTGGGCCGGTTCCGCCGCAAAGTGGGGAGCAAACTGCTCACAGCCTCGCAGCACTCCCGGCCAAAGCGGCATCCTGCCTGTAAACCACATTAGTTTCCTCACAAATATGGATAGTTGAGCGGTTAGGGCCAAAAGTTGAGGGGTTAACCTCGAAAGTGCCTCGGTCAGCTCCAAAAGTTGAGCGGTTAACTGCAAAAGTGCTCCGGTGCCGCCGCAAAGTACGGAGCAAATCGCCCTCAGCAGCTGCCGCTTGCCGCTCAAATAAAAATCGGAGAGCACAGGCACTCCCCGATTTTTGTCAATTCCCCATTAAACAGCAAAAAACCCCGGCCGAGGATTCGGACGAGGTTTTGGATGTACAAAAGGTTGTACGAAAAATTAACGTTTTGAGAACTGAGGCGCACGACGAGCACCTTTAAGACCGTATTTTTTACGCTCTTTCATACGTGCATCACGAGTTAATAGTCCAGCGCGCTTAAGATTTCCGCGGAATTCTGGATCTACTTGAAGAAGCGCACGAGCGATTCCGTGACGGATTGCTCCAGCTTGACCAGTGAATCCACCACCGTTAACGTTAACATGAACATCGTAGCTTCCTAGTGTTTCAGTAGCTACTAGAGGTTGTTTGATTACTTCGCGAAGAGTCGCGAATGGGATGTAGTTTTCTACTTCACGATCATTGATGACGATTTTTCCTTCGCCCGGTACTAGACGTACACGCGCTACAGAACTTTTACGACGACCTGTGCCGATATATTGAACTTGTGCCAAGATATTTCCCTCCCTTATTAATTATCCGCGAAGTTCGTAAACTTCTGGTTTTTGAGCTTGTTGATTATGTTCTGCACCAGCATATACATGCAATTTCTTGATCATTTGACGGCCTAAAGAACCTTTTGGAAGCATGCCTTTGATAGCAAGCTCAAGCATTCTTTCGGAGTAGTTCGTACGCATTTCAAGAGCTGTACGAGTCTTTAATCCACCTGGGAAATTACTGTGACGGTAGTAGATCTTGTCAGTTAATTTCTTACCAGTCAATTCGATTTTAGATGCATTTACGATGATCACGTGGTCACCTGTATCAACATGTGGTGTAAATGTTGGTTTGTTTTTACCGCGTAAGATAGATGCTACTTCGCTTGCAAGACGTCCTAAAGTTTTACCTTCAGCGTCAATAACATACCATTTACGTTCTACTTCAGTTGCTTTTGCCATATACGTAGTACGCATAAGTGTTACCTCCTAAATAATGCTGTATTTATTTTAATCACGAATAAGTCTTCCGGGGCTCACCGTGGGGTTAAATACATACCATATGATATATTAACCTGTTTAAAACCTAATGTCAACAGGATGTTACACCTGGTTTAGTTGTCATAGAAAACTTTCCACAAATAAAGTCCCTTTGCTGGCGCGGTTTTGCCTGCCATATCGCGATTTTTGGAATTTAAAATTTTTGGAAGATCATTTGGATTTATTTTTCCAGAGCCTGCTTCAAGTATCGTTCCGGTCAAAATCCGAACCATATTATATAGAAATCCATTGCCGATGAATTGAAATGTTATTTCATCTTCCCCGCTTTCAAAAAGCTTGATGGAGTGGATGGTCCTCACTTTATCCTCTACTTCCGATTTGGCGGAGCAGAAGCTTGTAAAGTCGTGCGTCCCGATTAAATGGGATGCAGCCTCCTCCATCGCCTTCCAGTCAAGCGCAAAAGGAAATGGACAAACATAGTTGCGGTTAAACGGATCTTTGGTGCGTCCGAGACTAATTTTATATCGGTATTCCTTGCCGACAGCTGAGAACCTGGCATGGAAGTCCGGTGATGCCTTCTCCACAGAAAGAATGCCTGCATCGTCCGGCAGCATGCTGTTGAGTGCCTTCACCCACCGGTCTTCGGGAATATTCAACGGCGAGTCAAAATGGATGACCTGACCTTTTGCATGCACTCCTGCATCCGTCCGGCCGGAGCCGGTGACTTTGACTGCCTGCTGTTTATGAAGCTTCCCTAATGCCTTTTCCAGCTCGCCTTGGACTGTACGCCCCTCCGGCTGAATCTGATAGCCTGAGAAGTTGGTTCCATCGTAAGCGATGATGCATTTATAGCGCTGCATGGCCAAAAACCTCCGTTAAGACCTTAAGTAGACGAGCAAGGCCACTAAGATGGCTAGAAAGACGAATACACCTGTATCAGCTCCGGACCATTTGAGGAGCCTGTATTTCGTCCGCCCCTCGCCGCCCCGATATCCACGGGCTTCCATGGCAATCGCCAGTTCCTCGGCACGTTTGAAAGAGCTGACAAACAACGGGATCAACAATGGAACAACTGCTTTAATTCTGTCCTTAATGGGGCCGCTTGAAAAATCGACGCCCCTTGCTGTCTGAGCCTTCATGATTTTGTCTGTCTCATCCATCAGCGTCGGAATGAAACGAAGCGAGATCGACATCATCAGGGCCAATTCATGAACCGGGAACTTGATCCGTTTAAATGGATTCAAGATACTCTCCAGTCCATCCGTGATGGCGATTGGAGAAGTCGTAAGGGTCAGGAGAGAGGTTACGAAAATCAAGAGCATGAATCTCAGTGAAATGAATATCCCCTGCCTGAGCCCTTCTTCATAAATGTGAATGAAGCTGAATTGGAACAAAAGTTTCCCACCCTCTGTAAAGAACAGATGCAGTGAAAAGGTAAAGATGATGAGCAGGAATATCGGCTTTAATCCATTGATCAAGAATATGATGGGAATCCTTGATATTAAGATGAGAGCCATTGTGAAAACCAACAAGACGGCATAGGTCGCAGTATTATTGGCCAAGAAAACGATGCAGATATAAGCAAATACAAATAAGAGCTTGGCACGCGGATCGAGTCGATGGATCAGGGACTCTACGGGTACATAACGCCCGAAAATCATTTTCTCCATCATAAGCCCTCACCCCGTTTCCTTTGCCAGCTGGCAATGGCTGCAGACAATTCCTCAACCGTCAGACAAATATCGCCTATCTTGGCGCCAATTTTCTGTTCAAAGGTATGCTGGAATTTCACCACATCCGGTACATCCAGACCGAGGTTCAACAACTCTTCCGGATTGGAAAAGATCTCACGGGGACTTCCTTGCCTTTTGACCTGCCCCTTATGCATGATGATAATCTGATCGGCGTAAGATGCGGCATCTTCCATGCTGTGGGTCACCAATACAGTCGAGAGGCCCTTTTCTTTATGGATCCGATAGAACATATCCATAATCTCCTTACGTCCTCTAGGGTCGAGTCCTGCAGTCGGCTCGTCCAAAACGAGGACTTCCGGATTCATGGCCAAAACGCCCGCAATCGCAACCCGCCGCATTTGTCCGCCGGAAAGATCGAACGGAGATCTTTTAAGGATTTCCAAAGGAAGGTCAACAAGCTGAATGAGCTCACTTGCTCTCTCCTTCGCTTCCTGTTCAGAAACGCCAAAGTTCATTGGACCAAAACAGATATCCTTTTCCACTGTTTCCTCAAAGAGCTGATGTTCTGGAAACTGAAAGACAATCCCGACTTTTTGGCGGATGGGGCGCAAATGCTTTTCTTTTTTATCAGAAGATATAACACGTTCGCCGATGGCCACATTCCCTTTTGTCGGTTTTAGAAGGGCATTCAAGTGCTGAAGGATAGTCGACTTTCCTGAACCGGTATGTCCGATGATTGCCATGAATGTGCCAGAAGGAATGGAAAAATTCACATCATGCACAGCAAGCCTCTCAAAAGGAGTGCCGGCTTGATAGCGGTACTCTACATGATTTAACGAGATGTCCATAATGAATTCACCAACTCTTCTTCTGTTAAGTATTGATCCTCCAGTTGGACCCCGTTTCTTTCCAATGCCCTCTGCAATTTGATAGGGAATGGAATATCGAGGCCAAGAGCGATCAATTCCTCTTCTAATTTAAAAATATCTGAAGGATGTCCTTCTTTGAATACTTGTCCATGATTCATGACGATGATCCGGTCGGCTTTAGCTGCCTCTTCCAAGTCATGGGTGATCGAAATGACCGTCATATTGGTTTCATTCTTCAAGTCGCGGATGGTGGAAAGAACCTCTTCGCGGCCGCGCGGGTCCAGCATGGACGTGGCTTCA is part of the Falsibacillus pallidus genome and encodes:
- a CDS encoding energy-coupling factor ABC transporter ATP-binding protein, with translation MDISLNHVEYRYQAGTPFERLAVHDVNFSIPSGTFMAIIGHTGSGKSTILQHLNALLKPTKGNVAIGERVISSDKKEKHLRPIRQKVGIVFQFPEHQLFEETVEKDICFGPMNFGVSEQEAKERASELIQLVDLPLEILKRSPFDLSGGQMRRVAIAGVLAMNPEVLVLDEPTAGLDPRGRKEIMDMFYRIHKEKGLSTVLVTHSMEDAASYADQIIIMHKGQVKRQGSPREIFSNPEELLNLGLDVPDVVKFQHTFEQKIGAKIGDICLTVEELSAAIASWQRKRGEGL
- a CDS encoding DUF2521 family protein is translated as MNVITTFNSKRREKQIKHERSLLKELSIQLLSKSVQKYFGGIRMQGGVFLQQGLEEGCYDVAIEAYLLGAQFSRFAGLYEEKRQIQARCEKEMKHLIDTLFNFWLYWGKIGEEIVFNDSLYFSCEGFIEYWWNEGFTKADKRRKMRLH
- the cwlD gene encoding N-acetylmuramoyl-L-alanine amidase CwlD codes for the protein MKRKLKIGAFVAGAIILILLFQYKVMENHSWKSWNLPLSGKIIYLDAGHGGPDGGAGDQDALEKDIALKITLKVRDYLQQQGAMVILTREEDVDLADKGTKGYSRRKTEDLKKRLALINSSEADLFISIHLNSIPAPQWSGAQTFFAPQYEENKRAAKFIQDEFVKNLKNTNREAKAINSVYILKYAKKPGALVEVGFLSNPAERTNLKKDGYQEKLAVSIYNGIMRYFTKESDLK
- the gerD gene encoding spore germination lipoprotein GerD; the protein is MKKMYLLLLASSLFLLSSCSGGSDTGSSGQMDYDQTKKMIVDILKTDDGKKAIQDVMSDEKMKQELIMDQSVVTDTIEKTLTSDKGAEFWKKAFEDPKFTEAMAKSMKKQDEKLLKDLMKDPEYQGLMLDLMKDPDYQKEVLQTLKSKEYREHLQTVILETVDNPLFKTKIQALLMKASQDMKSGGQNQQGQQQSQGGGQGQQGQQGQQGQQGQSSS
- the rplM gene encoding 50S ribosomal protein L13; this translates as MRTTYMAKATEVERKWYVIDAEGKTLGRLASEVASILRGKNKPTFTPHVDTGDHVIIVNASKIELTGKKLTDKIYYRHSNFPGGLKTRTALEMRTNYSERMLELAIKGMLPKGSLGRQMIKKLHVYAGAEHNQQAQKPEVYELRG
- the truA gene encoding tRNA pseudouridine(38-40) synthase TruA, yielding MQRYKCIIAYDGTNFSGYQIQPEGRTVQGELEKALGKLHKQQAVKVTGSGRTDAGVHAKGQVIHFDSPLNIPEDRWVKALNSMLPDDAGILSVEKASPDFHARFSAVGKEYRYKISLGRTKDPFNRNYVCPFPFALDWKAMEEAASHLIGTHDFTSFCSAKSEVEDKVRTIHSIKLFESGEDEITFQFIGNGFLYNMVRILTGTILEAGSGKINPNDLPKILNSKNRDMAGKTAPAKGLYLWKVFYDN
- the rpsI gene encoding 30S ribosomal protein S9, with the translated sequence MAQVQYIGTGRRKSSVARVRLVPGEGKIVINDREVENYIPFATLREVIKQPLVATETLGSYDVHVNVNGGGFTGQAGAIRHGIARALLQVDPEFRGNLKRAGLLTRDARMKERKKYGLKGARRAPQFSKR
- a CDS encoding Mrp/NBP35 family ATP-binding protein; this translates as MLTEQTIYDLLKDLQDPFLHKSFGELESIEEIKVKEEKKHVSVKVLLAKTGTGEQLQLQGKIVELIKNAGAETVGIRFGELPESVLARYRESLAANGNDGGLLSPASKTTFIAIASGKGGVGKSTVSVNLAVSLARQGKKVGLVDADIYGFSVPDMMGIMKRPVVRGEKIIPVERFGVKVISMGFFVEDNAPVIWRGPMLGKMLNNFFTDVEWGELDYLLLDLPPGTGDVALDLHTMLPHCKEIIVTTPHPTAAFVAARAGAMALRTEHEIIGVVENMSFFESQLTGEREYVFGEGGGKKLAEELRTELLGQLPLQQPDWNEEDFAPSVYAEDHKLGKIYHDIAGKVIDILTK
- a CDS encoding KinB-signaling pathway activation protein; translation: MTIRNWIRLFFSTLFVGGVTAGIIGFIVRWNEFAPLFKNGEIGQIFSVLVWLIGIGFTFSVISQMGFFAYLTIHQFGLRMFRSLWNPVQLLVIALVIFDLVYFRFQAFAKNGESILPYILLAVLIIVVAIATSWIKSKQTNKNTFISAMFFMIVVTVLEWLPVLTVNEKSWLYLMLFPLLACNAYQILVLPKYNQLSQEQMEKKRNAVSK
- the pdaB gene encoding polysaccharide deacetylase family sporulation protein PdaB, whose protein sequence is MNFFVILNARKVKTTLLVVMISFFTALFLYSESAGYYPVFSTSAGPKAVYQGEKGIALTFNIGWGDVQAAPILDTLEKSKVKSATFFLSGAWAERHPDLVQRIVKQGYEIGSLGYAYKEYTEMDEPEIRRDMMRSQEVFQKLNLKKVKLLRSPTGHFDKKTLKAADSVGFTVVHWSINSNDWKSPGVEKIIQNVQGADQGDILLFHASDSAKQTAVALPNIISQLKKKGELVSVSDMLSNGKVKTTLIQ
- a CDS encoding energy-coupling factor transporter transmembrane component T family protein gives rise to the protein MMEKMIFGRYVPVESLIHRLDPRAKLLFVFAYICIVFLANNTATYAVLLVFTMALILISRIPIIFLINGLKPIFLLIIFTFSLHLFFTEGGKLLFQFSFIHIYEEGLRQGIFISLRFMLLIFVTSLLTLTTSPIAITDGLESILNPFKRIKFPVHELALMMSISLRFIPTLMDETDKIMKAQTARGVDFSSGPIKDRIKAVVPLLIPLFVSSFKRAEELAIAMEARGYRGGEGRTKYRLLKWSGADTGVFVFLAILVALLVYLRS